A portion of the Punica granatum isolate Tunisia-2019 chromosome 7, ASM765513v2, whole genome shotgun sequence genome contains these proteins:
- the LOC116213059 gene encoding zinc-finger homeodomain protein 9-like → MEGEREVYRECLRNHAASLGSYATDGCGEFTLDDSSSSPGGSLHCAACGCHRNFHRKVTTYAAAAANEGGGGGGRGLLVAAPGAFSSRRGDQHLELVVTAAESPSESDRSGGGGSKKRFRTKFTPEQKEKMLEFAEKLGWKLQRKDLEDEIERFCRSVGVSRQVFKVWMHNHKNSSSSSASTGNASSLTG, encoded by the coding sequence atggaaggggagagagaggtaTACAGAGAGTGCCTTAGAAACCATGCGGCCAGCTTGGGAAGCTATGCCACCGATGGCTGCGGAGAGTTCACACTAGAtgactcctcctcctcccctgGCGGCAGCCTCCACTGCGCAGCCTGCGGCTGCCACCGCAACTTCCACCGGAAGGTCACGACGTATGCTGCTGCAGCTGCCAACGAAggaggcggcggcggcggtAGAGGGCTCCTGGTGGCAGCTCCTGGAGCCTTCAGCAGCCGCCGGGGAGACCAGCACCTCGAGTTGGTTGTCACCGCAGCGGAGTCTCCCTCGGAGAGCGACAGGAGCGGCGGGGGAGGCAGCAAGAAGAGGTTTAGGACCAAGTTCACGCCAGAGCAGAAGGAGAAGATGCTCGAGTTTGCAGAGAAGCTCGGGTGGAAGCTGCAGAGGAAGGACCTGGAGGATGAGATCGAGAGGTTCTGCAGGAGCGTTGGGGTGAGCCGGCAGGTGTTCAAGGTGTGGATGCACAACCATAAGaactcctcatcctcctccgCTTCCACGGGTAATGCCTCCTCCCTCACCGGGTAG
- the LOC116213041 gene encoding calmodulin, translating into MAEQLTEEQIAEFKEAFSLFDKDGDGCITTKELGTVMRSLGQNPTEAELRDMINEVDADQNGTIDFPEFLNLMARKMKDTDSEEELKEAFKVFDKDQNGFISAAELRHVMTNLGEKLTDGEVDEMIREADMDGDGQVNYEEFVRMMLAK; encoded by the exons ATGGCAGAGCAGCTGACGGAGGAGCAGATCGCGGAGTTCAAGGAAGCTTTCAGCCTCTTCGACAAGGACGGCGATg GCTGCATAACTACCAAGGAGCTTGGAACGGTGATGAGGTCTTTGGGACAAAATCCTACGGAAGCTGAACTCCGCGATATGATCAATGAGGTCGATGCTGATCAGAATGGAACAATTGATTTCCCCGAGTTCCTGAATTTGATGGCGCGTAAGATGAAG GATACCGATTCAGAAGAGGAACTCAAGGAAGCTTTCAAGGTCTTTGATAAAGATCAAAATGGCTTCATTTCTGCTGCAGAG CTCCGCCATGTAATGACAAACCTCGGAGAGAAGCTAACGGATGGGGAGGTTGATGAGATGATCCGGGAGGCCGACATGGACGGCGATGGCCAGGTCAATTATGAGGAATTTGTTAGAATGATGTTAGCCAAGTAA
- the LOC116214932 gene encoding putative 3,4-dihydroxy-2-butanone kinase isoform X4 has translation MAFEAKKLINDPNNAVTEYIEGLMETYPGLQYLDGFPEVKVVLRADAAGGDYSKVAVISGGGSGHEPAQAGYVGEGMLTAAICGDIFASPPVDSILAGIRAVTGPMGCLLIVTNYTGDRLYFGLAAEQAKSEGYKVETVIVGDDCALPPRRGIVGRRGLAGTILVNKIAGAAAEAGLPLSDVAAEAKRASELVGTMGVALSVCTLPGQVTSDRLGPGKMELGLGIHGEPGAAVADFQPVDIIVSHVLKEILSTETGYVPIKRGNRVVVMVNGLGATPMMELMITCGKVVPRLQLEHGLAVDRVYTGSFMTSLDMSGFSITVMKSDQAILQRLDAPTKAPHWPVAVDGNRPPAKIPIPMPASRVTKSDESLSRPTQLTPEGHILEVAIEAAANAIINIKDDLNEWDGKVGDGDCGSTMHKGAMAVLEDMKKYYPLNDAAETINEIGLSIKRVMGGTSGIIYLIFCKAAYAQLKASAQVTAKEWLEALEAAIAAVSKYGGASAGYRTLLDALIPASEVLKERLNAGDDPSAAFALSSEAALAGAESTQHMQAQAGRSTYVSEEALATAPDPGAMAAASWYRAVALAVKDNCSAP, from the exons ATGGCTTTCGAGGCGAAGAAGCTCATCAACGACCCAAACA ATGCAGTGACCGAGTACATCGAAGGCCTGATGGAGACATATCCGGGGTTGCAGTATCTGGACGGCTTTCCCGAG GTGAAAGTTGTCCTGCGCGCTGATGCCGCAGGCGGCGATTATAGTAAAGTAGCAGTGATATCAG GAGGTGGGAGTGGACATGAACCTGCCCAAGCTGGTTATGTCGGTGAGGGAATGCTTACTGCAGCAATATGTGGAGATATTTTTGCTTCTCCACCTGTTGATTCTATTCTAGCG GGCATACGAGCTGTTACCGGTCCTATGGGGTGCCTTCTTATTGTTACG AATTACACAGGTGATCGTTTATACTTTGGTCTGGCTGCTGAGCAAGCTAAATCAGAAGGCTATAAAGTAGAA ACTGTCATTGTTGGAGATGATTGTGCTTTACCTCCTCGTCGAGGTATTGTTGGACGAAGAGGGCTAGCAGGGACAATTCTTGTAAATAAG ATTGCTGGGGCTGCTGCTGAGGCAGGTCTTCCTCTTTCTGATGTTGCTGCTGAAGCAAAGCGTGCTTCTGAACTGGTTGGAACAATGGGGGTTGCTTTATCAGTTTGTACTCTACCTGGGCAAGTCACCTCCGATCGTCTGGGTCCTGGAAAGATGGAACTCGGTCTGGGAATT CACGGAGAACCTGGCGCTGCTGTGGCCGACTTTCAGCCTGTGGACATTATAGTTTCCCATGTTCTTAAAGAAATTCTGTCAACT GAAACTGGTTATGTTCCAATTAAACGGGGTAATAGGGTGGTCGTCATGGTAAATGG GTTAGGTGCCACTCCAATGATGGAGTTGATGATCACATGTGGAAAGGTAGTTCCAAGGCTGCAGCTAGAGCATGGACTGGCGGTTGACAGAGTGTACACGGGCTCTTTCATGACTTCCCTTGATATGTCAG GTTTCTCAATTACCGTCATGAAGTCGGATCAAGCAATTCTGCAACGATTGGATGCTCCTACTAAGGCCCCTCACTGGCCTGTTGCTGTTGATG GCAATCGCCCACCTGCAAAGATTCCCATCCCAATGCCAGCATCTCGTGTAACAAAGAGTGACGAG TCATTGAGTCGCCCAACACAATTAACTCCTGAGGGCCATATACTGGAGGTGGCTATAGAAGCAGCTGCAAATGCAATTATAAATATCAAGGACGACTTGAATGAATGGGATGGAAAAGTTGGAGATGGTGATTGTGGATCGACG ATGCACAAGGGGGCAATGGCAGTCCTTGAGGACATGAAAAAGTA TTATCCACTGAATGATGCTGCTGAGACGATAAATGAAATTGGGTTGTCCATCAAGAGAGTAATGGGCGGTACCAGCGGGATAAT ATATCTCATATTCTGCAAGGCAGCATACGCTCAACTGAAAGCAAGTGCCCAAGTCACAGCAAAAGAAT GGCTGGAAGCACTCGAAGCCGCAATTGCCGCAGTCAGTAAATATGGAGGTGCTAGTGCTGGATATCGCACGCTGTTAGATGCTCTTATCCCGGCATCAGAAGTCCTGAAAGAG AGGTTGAATGCTGGAGATGATCCGTCGGCTGCTTTTGCTCTCTCATCAGAAGCAGCATTGGCAGGAGCAGAATCCACCCAACATATGCAGGCACAG GCAGGCCGTTCGACCTATGTCTCAGAAGAGGCACTTGCGACTGCGCCGGACCCTGGTGCGATGGCTGCAGCCTCATGGTACAGAGCAGTGGCCTTGGCTGTGAAGGACAATTGCTCAGCACCCTAA
- the LOC116214932 gene encoding putative 3,4-dihydroxy-2-butanone kinase isoform X3 — MAFEAKKLINDPNNAVTEYIEGLMETYPGLQYLDGFPEVKVVLRADAAGGDYSKVAVISGGGSGHEPAQAGYVGEGMLTAAICGDIFASPPVDSILAGIRAVTGPMGCLLIVTNYTGDRLYFGLAAEQAKSEGYKVETVIVGDDCALPPRRGIVGRRGLAGTILVNKIAGAAAEAGLPLSDVAAEAKRASELVGTMGVALSVCTLPGQVTSDRLGPGKMELGLGIHGEPGAAVADFQPVDIIVSHVLKEILSTETGYVPIKRGNRVVVMVNGLGATPMMELMITCGKVVPRLQLEHGLAVDRVYTGSFMTSLDMSGFSITVMKSDQAILQRLDAPTKAPHWPVAVDGTKSNRPPAKIPIPMPASRVTKSDESLSRPTQLTPEGHILEVAIEAAANAIINIKDDLNEWDGKVGDGDCGSTMHKGAMAVLEDMKKYYPLNDAAETINEIGLSIKRVMGGTSGIIYLIFCKAAYAQLKASAQVTAKEWLEALEAAIAAVSKYGGASAGYRTLLDALIPASEVLKERLNAGDDPSAAFALSSEAALAGAESTQHMQAQAGRSTYVSEEALATAPDPGAMAAASWYRAVALAVKDNCSAP, encoded by the exons ATGGCTTTCGAGGCGAAGAAGCTCATCAACGACCCAAACA ATGCAGTGACCGAGTACATCGAAGGCCTGATGGAGACATATCCGGGGTTGCAGTATCTGGACGGCTTTCCCGAG GTGAAAGTTGTCCTGCGCGCTGATGCCGCAGGCGGCGATTATAGTAAAGTAGCAGTGATATCAG GAGGTGGGAGTGGACATGAACCTGCCCAAGCTGGTTATGTCGGTGAGGGAATGCTTACTGCAGCAATATGTGGAGATATTTTTGCTTCTCCACCTGTTGATTCTATTCTAGCG GGCATACGAGCTGTTACCGGTCCTATGGGGTGCCTTCTTATTGTTACG AATTACACAGGTGATCGTTTATACTTTGGTCTGGCTGCTGAGCAAGCTAAATCAGAAGGCTATAAAGTAGAA ACTGTCATTGTTGGAGATGATTGTGCTTTACCTCCTCGTCGAGGTATTGTTGGACGAAGAGGGCTAGCAGGGACAATTCTTGTAAATAAG ATTGCTGGGGCTGCTGCTGAGGCAGGTCTTCCTCTTTCTGATGTTGCTGCTGAAGCAAAGCGTGCTTCTGAACTGGTTGGAACAATGGGGGTTGCTTTATCAGTTTGTACTCTACCTGGGCAAGTCACCTCCGATCGTCTGGGTCCTGGAAAGATGGAACTCGGTCTGGGAATT CACGGAGAACCTGGCGCTGCTGTGGCCGACTTTCAGCCTGTGGACATTATAGTTTCCCATGTTCTTAAAGAAATTCTGTCAACT GAAACTGGTTATGTTCCAATTAAACGGGGTAATAGGGTGGTCGTCATGGTAAATGG GTTAGGTGCCACTCCAATGATGGAGTTGATGATCACATGTGGAAAGGTAGTTCCAAGGCTGCAGCTAGAGCATGGACTGGCGGTTGACAGAGTGTACACGGGCTCTTTCATGACTTCCCTTGATATGTCAG GTTTCTCAATTACCGTCATGAAGTCGGATCAAGCAATTCTGCAACGATTGGATGCTCCTACTAAGGCCCCTCACTGGCCTGTTGCTGTTGATGGTACTAAAA GCAATCGCCCACCTGCAAAGATTCCCATCCCAATGCCAGCATCTCGTGTAACAAAGAGTGACGAG TCATTGAGTCGCCCAACACAATTAACTCCTGAGGGCCATATACTGGAGGTGGCTATAGAAGCAGCTGCAAATGCAATTATAAATATCAAGGACGACTTGAATGAATGGGATGGAAAAGTTGGAGATGGTGATTGTGGATCGACG ATGCACAAGGGGGCAATGGCAGTCCTTGAGGACATGAAAAAGTA TTATCCACTGAATGATGCTGCTGAGACGATAAATGAAATTGGGTTGTCCATCAAGAGAGTAATGGGCGGTACCAGCGGGATAAT ATATCTCATATTCTGCAAGGCAGCATACGCTCAACTGAAAGCAAGTGCCCAAGTCACAGCAAAAGAAT GGCTGGAAGCACTCGAAGCCGCAATTGCCGCAGTCAGTAAATATGGAGGTGCTAGTGCTGGATATCGCACGCTGTTAGATGCTCTTATCCCGGCATCAGAAGTCCTGAAAGAG AGGTTGAATGCTGGAGATGATCCGTCGGCTGCTTTTGCTCTCTCATCAGAAGCAGCATTGGCAGGAGCAGAATCCACCCAACATATGCAGGCACAG GCAGGCCGTTCGACCTATGTCTCAGAAGAGGCACTTGCGACTGCGCCGGACCCTGGTGCGATGGCTGCAGCCTCATGGTACAGAGCAGTGGCCTTGGCTGTGAAGGACAATTGCTCAGCACCCTAA
- the LOC116214932 gene encoding putative 3,4-dihydroxy-2-butanone kinase isoform X2: MAFEAKKLINDPNNAVTEYIEGLMETYPGLQYLDGFPEVDYGLYVIWPFCPVHGVVFICSDASFSLTIGQVKVVLRADAAGGDYSKVAVISGGGSGHEPAQAGYVGEGMLTAAICGDIFASPPVDSILAGIRAVTGPMGCLLIVTNYTGDRLYFGLAAEQAKSEGYKVETVIVGDDCALPPRRGIVGRRGLAGTILVNKIAGAAAEAGLPLSDVAAEAKRASELVGTMGVALSVCTLPGQVTSDRLGPGKMELGLGIHGEPGAAVADFQPVDIIVSHVLKEILSTETGYVPIKRGNRVVVMVNGLGATPMMELMITCGKVVPRLQLEHGLAVDRVYTGSFMTSLDMSGFSITVMKSDQAILQRLDAPTKAPHWPVAVDGNRPPAKIPIPMPASRVTKSDESLSRPTQLTPEGHILEVAIEAAANAIINIKDDLNEWDGKVGDGDCGSTMHKGAMAVLEDMKKYYPLNDAAETINEIGLSIKRVMGGTSGIIYLIFCKAAYAQLKASAQVTAKEWLEALEAAIAAVSKYGGASAGYRTLLDALIPASEVLKERLNAGDDPSAAFALSSEAALAGAESTQHMQAQAGRSTYVSEEALATAPDPGAMAAASWYRAVALAVKDNCSAP; the protein is encoded by the exons ATGGCTTTCGAGGCGAAGAAGCTCATCAACGACCCAAACA ATGCAGTGACCGAGTACATCGAAGGCCTGATGGAGACATATCCGGGGTTGCAGTATCTGGACGGCTTTCCCGAGGTTGATTACGGCTTATATGTTATTTGGCCTTTCTGTCCTGTGCATGGAGTAGTTTTTATCTGCTCTGATGCATCCTTCTCTCTCACTATTGGTCAGGTGAAAGTTGTCCTGCGCGCTGATGCCGCAGGCGGCGATTATAGTAAAGTAGCAGTGATATCAG GAGGTGGGAGTGGACATGAACCTGCCCAAGCTGGTTATGTCGGTGAGGGAATGCTTACTGCAGCAATATGTGGAGATATTTTTGCTTCTCCACCTGTTGATTCTATTCTAGCG GGCATACGAGCTGTTACCGGTCCTATGGGGTGCCTTCTTATTGTTACG AATTACACAGGTGATCGTTTATACTTTGGTCTGGCTGCTGAGCAAGCTAAATCAGAAGGCTATAAAGTAGAA ACTGTCATTGTTGGAGATGATTGTGCTTTACCTCCTCGTCGAGGTATTGTTGGACGAAGAGGGCTAGCAGGGACAATTCTTGTAAATAAG ATTGCTGGGGCTGCTGCTGAGGCAGGTCTTCCTCTTTCTGATGTTGCTGCTGAAGCAAAGCGTGCTTCTGAACTGGTTGGAACAATGGGGGTTGCTTTATCAGTTTGTACTCTACCTGGGCAAGTCACCTCCGATCGTCTGGGTCCTGGAAAGATGGAACTCGGTCTGGGAATT CACGGAGAACCTGGCGCTGCTGTGGCCGACTTTCAGCCTGTGGACATTATAGTTTCCCATGTTCTTAAAGAAATTCTGTCAACT GAAACTGGTTATGTTCCAATTAAACGGGGTAATAGGGTGGTCGTCATGGTAAATGG GTTAGGTGCCACTCCAATGATGGAGTTGATGATCACATGTGGAAAGGTAGTTCCAAGGCTGCAGCTAGAGCATGGACTGGCGGTTGACAGAGTGTACACGGGCTCTTTCATGACTTCCCTTGATATGTCAG GTTTCTCAATTACCGTCATGAAGTCGGATCAAGCAATTCTGCAACGATTGGATGCTCCTACTAAGGCCCCTCACTGGCCTGTTGCTGTTGATG GCAATCGCCCACCTGCAAAGATTCCCATCCCAATGCCAGCATCTCGTGTAACAAAGAGTGACGAG TCATTGAGTCGCCCAACACAATTAACTCCTGAGGGCCATATACTGGAGGTGGCTATAGAAGCAGCTGCAAATGCAATTATAAATATCAAGGACGACTTGAATGAATGGGATGGAAAAGTTGGAGATGGTGATTGTGGATCGACG ATGCACAAGGGGGCAATGGCAGTCCTTGAGGACATGAAAAAGTA TTATCCACTGAATGATGCTGCTGAGACGATAAATGAAATTGGGTTGTCCATCAAGAGAGTAATGGGCGGTACCAGCGGGATAAT ATATCTCATATTCTGCAAGGCAGCATACGCTCAACTGAAAGCAAGTGCCCAAGTCACAGCAAAAGAAT GGCTGGAAGCACTCGAAGCCGCAATTGCCGCAGTCAGTAAATATGGAGGTGCTAGTGCTGGATATCGCACGCTGTTAGATGCTCTTATCCCGGCATCAGAAGTCCTGAAAGAG AGGTTGAATGCTGGAGATGATCCGTCGGCTGCTTTTGCTCTCTCATCAGAAGCAGCATTGGCAGGAGCAGAATCCACCCAACATATGCAGGCACAG GCAGGCCGTTCGACCTATGTCTCAGAAGAGGCACTTGCGACTGCGCCGGACCCTGGTGCGATGGCTGCAGCCTCATGGTACAGAGCAGTGGCCTTGGCTGTGAAGGACAATTGCTCAGCACCCTAA
- the LOC116214932 gene encoding putative 3,4-dihydroxy-2-butanone kinase isoform X1, with the protein MAFEAKKLINDPNNAVTEYIEGLMETYPGLQYLDGFPEVDYGLYVIWPFCPVHGVVFICSDASFSLTIGQVKVVLRADAAGGDYSKVAVISGGGSGHEPAQAGYVGEGMLTAAICGDIFASPPVDSILAGIRAVTGPMGCLLIVTNYTGDRLYFGLAAEQAKSEGYKVETVIVGDDCALPPRRGIVGRRGLAGTILVNKIAGAAAEAGLPLSDVAAEAKRASELVGTMGVALSVCTLPGQVTSDRLGPGKMELGLGIHGEPGAAVADFQPVDIIVSHVLKEILSTETGYVPIKRGNRVVVMVNGLGATPMMELMITCGKVVPRLQLEHGLAVDRVYTGSFMTSLDMSGFSITVMKSDQAILQRLDAPTKAPHWPVAVDGTKSNRPPAKIPIPMPASRVTKSDESLSRPTQLTPEGHILEVAIEAAANAIINIKDDLNEWDGKVGDGDCGSTMHKGAMAVLEDMKKYYPLNDAAETINEIGLSIKRVMGGTSGIIYLIFCKAAYAQLKASAQVTAKEWLEALEAAIAAVSKYGGASAGYRTLLDALIPASEVLKERLNAGDDPSAAFALSSEAALAGAESTQHMQAQAGRSTYVSEEALATAPDPGAMAAASWYRAVALAVKDNCSAP; encoded by the exons ATGGCTTTCGAGGCGAAGAAGCTCATCAACGACCCAAACA ATGCAGTGACCGAGTACATCGAAGGCCTGATGGAGACATATCCGGGGTTGCAGTATCTGGACGGCTTTCCCGAGGTTGATTACGGCTTATATGTTATTTGGCCTTTCTGTCCTGTGCATGGAGTAGTTTTTATCTGCTCTGATGCATCCTTCTCTCTCACTATTGGTCAGGTGAAAGTTGTCCTGCGCGCTGATGCCGCAGGCGGCGATTATAGTAAAGTAGCAGTGATATCAG GAGGTGGGAGTGGACATGAACCTGCCCAAGCTGGTTATGTCGGTGAGGGAATGCTTACTGCAGCAATATGTGGAGATATTTTTGCTTCTCCACCTGTTGATTCTATTCTAGCG GGCATACGAGCTGTTACCGGTCCTATGGGGTGCCTTCTTATTGTTACG AATTACACAGGTGATCGTTTATACTTTGGTCTGGCTGCTGAGCAAGCTAAATCAGAAGGCTATAAAGTAGAA ACTGTCATTGTTGGAGATGATTGTGCTTTACCTCCTCGTCGAGGTATTGTTGGACGAAGAGGGCTAGCAGGGACAATTCTTGTAAATAAG ATTGCTGGGGCTGCTGCTGAGGCAGGTCTTCCTCTTTCTGATGTTGCTGCTGAAGCAAAGCGTGCTTCTGAACTGGTTGGAACAATGGGGGTTGCTTTATCAGTTTGTACTCTACCTGGGCAAGTCACCTCCGATCGTCTGGGTCCTGGAAAGATGGAACTCGGTCTGGGAATT CACGGAGAACCTGGCGCTGCTGTGGCCGACTTTCAGCCTGTGGACATTATAGTTTCCCATGTTCTTAAAGAAATTCTGTCAACT GAAACTGGTTATGTTCCAATTAAACGGGGTAATAGGGTGGTCGTCATGGTAAATGG GTTAGGTGCCACTCCAATGATGGAGTTGATGATCACATGTGGAAAGGTAGTTCCAAGGCTGCAGCTAGAGCATGGACTGGCGGTTGACAGAGTGTACACGGGCTCTTTCATGACTTCCCTTGATATGTCAG GTTTCTCAATTACCGTCATGAAGTCGGATCAAGCAATTCTGCAACGATTGGATGCTCCTACTAAGGCCCCTCACTGGCCTGTTGCTGTTGATGGTACTAAAA GCAATCGCCCACCTGCAAAGATTCCCATCCCAATGCCAGCATCTCGTGTAACAAAGAGTGACGAG TCATTGAGTCGCCCAACACAATTAACTCCTGAGGGCCATATACTGGAGGTGGCTATAGAAGCAGCTGCAAATGCAATTATAAATATCAAGGACGACTTGAATGAATGGGATGGAAAAGTTGGAGATGGTGATTGTGGATCGACG ATGCACAAGGGGGCAATGGCAGTCCTTGAGGACATGAAAAAGTA TTATCCACTGAATGATGCTGCTGAGACGATAAATGAAATTGGGTTGTCCATCAAGAGAGTAATGGGCGGTACCAGCGGGATAAT ATATCTCATATTCTGCAAGGCAGCATACGCTCAACTGAAAGCAAGTGCCCAAGTCACAGCAAAAGAAT GGCTGGAAGCACTCGAAGCCGCAATTGCCGCAGTCAGTAAATATGGAGGTGCTAGTGCTGGATATCGCACGCTGTTAGATGCTCTTATCCCGGCATCAGAAGTCCTGAAAGAG AGGTTGAATGCTGGAGATGATCCGTCGGCTGCTTTTGCTCTCTCATCAGAAGCAGCATTGGCAGGAGCAGAATCCACCCAACATATGCAGGCACAG GCAGGCCGTTCGACCTATGTCTCAGAAGAGGCACTTGCGACTGCGCCGGACCCTGGTGCGATGGCTGCAGCCTCATGGTACAGAGCAGTGGCCTTGGCTGTGAAGGACAATTGCTCAGCACCCTAA